The proteins below come from a single Thermodesulfobacteriota bacterium genomic window:
- a CDS encoding diguanylate cyclase: protein MRAETRTVDLAARYGGEEFVVILPSTDGREARFLAERIRKRFDCSC from the coding sequence ATTCGGGCGGAGACGCGGACAGTGGACCTGGCGGCCCGCTACGGGGGGGAGGAGTTCGTTGTGATCCTCCCCTCCACGGACGGACGGGAAGCCCGCTTCCTCGCCGAACGCATCCGCAAGCGGTTCGACTGCTCGTGCTGA